In the genome of Verrucomicrobiia bacterium, the window TCGACATCCTGAACGAGCAGCTCACGAAAAAAGGCGAAGACCCGGTGGCATTCGACCACGACTGCCGCGAAGGCATCTGCGGCATGTGCTCGCTCACGATCGACGGCGTCCCGCACGGTCCCGAGCGCGGCACCACGGTTTGCCAGCTCCACATGAGACATTTCAAGGATGGCGACGAGATCACGATCGAGCCGTGGCGCGCGGCCGCATTTCCGGTCGTAAAGGACCTGGTCGTGGACCGCAGCCCGTTCGACCGCATCATCCAGGCCGGCGGCTTCGTTTCCGCGAACACGGGCGGCACGCCGGACGCGAACGCCATGCTGGTTCCAAAAAAAGATTCCGACGAAGCCATGGATGCGGCCCAGTGCATCGGCTGCGGCGCCTGCGTGGCGGCCTGCCCGAATGCGTCGGCCATGCTGTTTGTCGCGGCCAAGGTCTCGCATCTGGGGCTCCTGCCGCAGGGCCAGCCCGAGCGCGCGGACCGCGCCAAAAAAATGGTCGAGAAGATGGACGAGGAAGGCTTCGGCAACTGCACGAACTTTTTCGAATGCCAGGCCGCTTGCCCGAAGGAAATCAGCGTGAAGTTCATCGCGCGCATGAACCGGGATTATCTCAAGGCGTCCGCCCAGTCATGAAGATCTGCTGTCTCGATCTGGAAGGCGTGCTCGTTCCGGAAATCTGGATCCGCGTGGCGGAGAAGACCCGGATCAAGGAACTGCGCATCACGACGCGCGACTGGCCGGATTACGACAAGCTGATGAAGTACCGGATCGGCATCCTGAAGGAGCGGGGCATCCGGCTGAAAGACATCCAGAAGGTGATCGCGGGCATCGGCCCTTTGCCCGGCGCCAAGAAGTTCCTGGACGCCCTGCGCGCCCAGCGGGAAGTGATCATCCTGTCGGACACGTTTTACGAATTCGCGGCGCCGCTCATGCGGCAGCTCGATATGCCGACGCTCTTTTGCAATTATCTGTCGGTGGACAAGAAAGGCTTTATCAAGGATTACCACCTGCGCATCCGCAACGGCAAGGAAAAGGCCGTGAAGGCGCTCAGGAAGCTCAATTTTTACATCAAGGCGGCAGGGGACTCGTACAACGATCTGACGATGCTCCGCGCCGCGAACCAGGGGATTTTGTTTAACCCGCCGGAATCCATCCGGAAAGAATGCCCGCAGTTCCGCGTGGCGACAAAGCACGCGGAACTTTTGAAGCTGTTGCTGGCTTAGTTTTCCCGGGGACATGTCTTTAGACGTGTTCCCGGTACCGATATCAAAATCTGCAAAGGAGGTCCGTCATGGCAAAAGAAGGAGCGCGCAGTAACGTGCATCTCAAGAGCCCGGAAAGCGGTTTCATGTACACCGTTTCGAAGAACAAACGGAACAATCCGGAACGCCTTGAGCTCCGCAAGTACGACCCGATCGTGCGCAAGCACGTCGTGTTCAAAGAAAAGAAGTAATTCACGCCGGCATGGACGGGGACAGGACTTTAGTCCTGTCCCCAAAGGTGTGAATGCATGAGGCCCGTTGAAAGCATGGCAGCCTTTGCCGGCAAAACGGCCTTTCCTGCTAAGCGAAGGAGCATTATGATCGACCCCGATTTCCTGAAAATCCTGGCCTGCCCCGAAACCAAGCAGCCCCTCAGCCTGGCCGACGACGCGACCGTCGCCGCGCTCAATGCGAAGATCCAGTCCGGCGCGCTCCAGAACCGCGCGGGGCAGAACGTTTCCGAAAAAGTCGACGCCGCCCTCGTCCGCGAAGACCGCAAATACCTGTATCCTGTGCGGGAAGACATCCCGATCATGCTGATCGACGAGGCCATCTCCCTCGACCTGCTGCGCTGAGCGCCGCGGTAAATTCTCAAAAAAGCCATCTCTCGCATTGACGCGGCCTGGTAATTTTGAGAAAATCCGTTCGCCTGACCGACTTTCCTGGCCTTATACATCCGGGGTTTTCCCCGATATCCAAGCACATCACTCGCCCGGCATCCGGGTCTTATATCGTTATCCGATC includes:
- a CDS encoding succinate dehydrogenase/fumarate reductase iron-sulfur subunit; amino-acid sequence: MNLKLHVWRQAGRDDKGKMVTYELKDINDHMSFLEMLDILNEQLTKKGEDPVAFDHDCREGICGMCSLTIDGVPHGPERGTTVCQLHMRHFKDGDEITIEPWRAAAFPVVKDLVVDRSPFDRIIQAGGFVSANTGGTPDANAMLVPKKDSDEAMDAAQCIGCGACVAACPNASAMLFVAAKVSHLGLLPQGQPERADRAKKMVEKMDEEGFGNCTNFFECQAACPKEISVKFIARMNRDYLKASAQS
- the thrH gene encoding bifunctional phosphoserine phosphatase/homoserine phosphotransferase ThrH, which produces MKICCLDLEGVLVPEIWIRVAEKTRIKELRITTRDWPDYDKLMKYRIGILKERGIRLKDIQKVIAGIGPLPGAKKFLDALRAQREVIILSDTFYEFAAPLMRQLDMPTLFCNYLSVDKKGFIKDYHLRIRNGKEKAVKALRKLNFYIKAAGDSYNDLTMLRAANQGILFNPPESIRKECPQFRVATKHAELLKLLLA
- the rpmG gene encoding 50S ribosomal protein L33, which translates into the protein MAKEGARSNVHLKSPESGFMYTVSKNKRNNPERLELRKYDPIVRKHVVFKEKK
- a CDS encoding Trm112 family protein, whose product is MIDPDFLKILACPETKQPLSLADDATVAALNAKIQSGALQNRAGQNVSEKVDAALVREDRKYLYPVREDIPIMLIDEAISLDLLR